From the Deferribacterota bacterium genome, the window AGTATTGGTACATTTATATCGAGCATGCTTCAAATGGCTCTACTTTCTGTTTTATTTGTAATCCCACTTTTTTTACAGGAATTACTAGACTATCCACCAATAACTACAGGTGTTGCTTTAATGCCAAGAGCAATTTCAATGATATTAGTAATGTATTTAGCTGGTGCATATTATGAAAAAATTGGACCAAGGATTATTATTGCAACAGGACTGATGTTTTCTGCGTTAGGTTTTTATCAGCTCTCTCGCATGAATTTATATGTTGATTTTTGGGGCATATTCTGGCCTCAATTTATACAAGGTATTGGTTTTGGTTTATTATTCGTTTCTTTAAGTACAATTGCCTTGTCAAAAGTAAAAGGTTCTGATATTCAAGCAGCGAGTGGGCTTTATAATCTTGGTAGGCAAATTGCTGGTAGTATTGGCATAGCAGTATTTGCAACCCTAGCTGATAGAGGGGTAAACCATTATAGGGCAATGATAGTGCATAATGTAAACCTCTATAATATACATACTACCAATTGGCTAGACACGGTTAAAGATGGCATTGAACATGCAAACGTCATAAACATCCCTAATTGTTCTACTGTAAAGCTATTAGAAGGCGAAATCAATAGACAGGCTGCTATGCTTGGATATAATCATATATTTGCAATACTTTCCTATATCTTTGTATTTCTCTTAATATTAGTGCCCTTTATCCCCTCAAAAAAGGATCTTTAGAATTGTATATAATAAGCTTATTTGATTAATATTAATATTTTACAATATATAGCTTGTTCCAACACTATTAAGAATAAATTTGTCTGGCATTTCCTTAGCAAATTCATTAATTGCCTTCCATCCTGTACAATGTGTGGGAACTACTATTTCAGGATTAAATTTTTTCATTTCAGTTATTGTTGGCTCAATTAATGGTTCAAATATAGGACCTGTCAAGTGAAAACCGCCCATGACAAAATATATCCTCTTTTCACCTGTGAGTTTTTGAGCATATAAAATAGTGTTAATGATGCCTGGATGACCACAACTGGAGAGTATCACAAGACCTTTATCTTTAACATTTATAACAAGTGACTGTTCATCTATAATAGCAGTATCTGGCTTAATTTGTCCATCTTCTATTTTACGTGCCGGGGGGAAACCTTTTTCAAAATCTGTTACCCTTTCAATCTCACCTGTGATTAGAATTGTATTATTTCCTAATAATATTGGAGATCTATTTTCTTGAATCTTGACACCTAAAAAATTTAAGGTTGTTTTATCTAATCTTTTTAAAATCCTTATATGACCACCAAAATCATTTAATCTTTGTTTAAAGGCTTCAGGATGAATTACAAGTGGGGCATGTCTAGGAACTAGGCGGTCTCTATATATTCTTATTAACGCACCAAAATGATCAGGATGGCCGTGCCCTAGCACAACAGCTTCAACATTATCTAGATTAATACCCATGGATTCTAAATTATAGGGTAGTGGGATG encodes:
- a CDS encoding MBL fold metallo-hydrolase, producing VTSVKITTLVDNYIDLFLPSTKKVKRAPLISDGSRPGGLLAEHGLSLLIDVFNESEHHQILFDTGMTDIPLPYNLESMGINLDNVEAVVLGHGHPDHFGALIRIYRDRLVPRHAPLVIHPEAFKQRLNDFGGHIRILKRLDKTTLNFLGVKIQENRSPILLGNNTILITGEIERVTDFEKGFPPARKIEDGQIKPDTAIIDEQSLVINVKDKGLVILSSCGHPGIINTILYAQKLTGEKRIYFVMGGFHLTGPIFEPLIEPTITEMKKFNPEIVVPTHCTGWKAINEFAKEMPDKFILNSVGTSYIL